Genomic segment of Paraburkholderia agricolaris:
AACAAGTTCATCAATGCTCTCCAACCTGATAGACGAGGTGATAGTGGTAACGGTGTGGTGATAAACATGCCACTGCTATCCGGCATGAGCCGGCGTGCGGACGCGATAGGCCGCGCCAGGATGCGGCTCGGTCAGGCGCGGACCACGGCCATGCAGCTTTTCGCGCAGCGAGCCGGCGGTGTAATCGGTCTTGTAGACGCCGCGCCGTTGCAGTTCGGGCACAACCAGGTCGACGAAATCCGCGAAGCTCTCGTGAGTCAATGCATAAGCGAGATTGAAACCGTCGACGTCGGTCTCCTCGACCCACGACTGCAACTCGTCGGCGATCTCCTGCGGGCTGCCCACCGAAAGCGGTCCGAGGCCGCCAATGCCGCCCCACTTCGCAATCTCGCGCACAGTCCACACGCGCGTCGGATCCGCGCTCGACAAAGCCTCCACGGCCGATTGCACGGCATTGCTCTCGATATAACGCAGCGGTTCGTCGAGGTCGTACTTCGACAGGTCGATGCCGGTCCAGCCCGACATCAGCGCGAGCGCGCCCTCGTCGCTCGTATAGCGGCGATAGTCGGCGTGCTTCGCGTGCGCATCCGCGGACGTCTTGCCCGTAATCACCGTGTGCAGGTTGAAAATCAGCACGTCGTGCGGATCGCGGCCGAACGACTTCACGCGGGCCCGGATATCGGCGACAAAGTTCTTCAGGATCGTGCGCGACGGCGCGGCGATAAAGACGCACTCGGCGTGCTGCGCGGCAAAGTCCTTGCCCCGCTTCGACGCGCCCGCCTGGTAGAGCACCGGCGTGCGCTGCGGCGACGGTTCGCACAGGTGAATGCCTGGCACGTCGAAGTACTGCCCGCGGTGCTTGATCGGATGGACCTTCGACGGCTCGGTGAAGACCTTCCGCACGGCGTCGCGCACTACGGCATCGTCTTCCCAGGAGGCTTCCCACAGTTTGTAGCAGACCTCCAGGTATTCCTCGGCGAGCGAGTAGCGCTCGTCATGGTTGGCCTGCGCAGG
This window contains:
- a CDS encoding LLM class flavin-dependent oxidoreductase, with protein sequence MAREIRLNAFDMNCVGHQSPGLWAHPRDTSWRYRQLDYWTDLAKLLERGKFDGLFIADVLGIYDVFNGNAEAAIRQAAQVPVNDPVLLVSAMANVTEHLGFGVTCSLSYEHPYPFARRMSTLDHLTNGRVGWNIVTSYLDSAARNVGLPAQANHDERYSLAEEYLEVCYKLWEASWEDDAVVRDAVRKVFTEPSKVHPIKHRGQYFDVPGIHLCEPSPQRTPVLYQAGASKRGKDFAAQHAECVFIAAPSRTILKNFVADIRARVKSFGRDPHDVLIFNLHTVITGKTSADAHAKHADYRRYTSDEGALALMSGWTGIDLSKYDLDEPLRYIESNAVQSAVEALSSADPTRVWTVREIAKWGGIGGLGPLSVGSPQEIADELQSWVEETDVDGFNLAYALTHESFADFVDLVVPELQRRGVYKTDYTAGSLREKLHGRGPRLTEPHPGAAYRVRTPAHAG